Within Sinorhizobium sp. RAC02, the genomic segment GCGATCGACATCACCAGCAACCCCGGCGAAGGCTCGCAAGTCTCGCTGCGCATCCCGCTGACGCTCGCCATCATCGAGGGGCTTCTCGTACGCGTCGGCCAGGGCTGCTACGTCATCCCGCTCTCGGCGGTCGAGGAATGCCTCGAACTGTCGCTCGAAGACGATCTTCGCTCGCACGGCCGCAGCTTCATCTCGGTGCGCGACAGTCTCGTGCCGTTCCTGCGCCTGCGCGACCAGTTCCGCACGGGCACCCAGCCCGATCCCTACCAGAAAATCGTCGTCATCTCGACCGGCACCGAGCGCGTCGGCCTCGTCGTCGATCAGATCATCGGCGACCACCAGACGGTCATCAAGGCCATGTCCAAACTGCACCATGATATTGCGACCTTCTCGGGTGCGACCATCCTCGGCGATGGCAGTGTCGCGCTGATCCTAGACGTGGCCCATCTGGTCAGCGCGGGACAACAGCGGGAGGCGCAATTGCGCGCGGCAGGATGAACCAGGCTCTGAAAAAAGTTGACGTCACCAACTGGAACGAAAACGACGAACTGGAGGTCCTTACCTTCGATATCGCCGGGGAAACCTTCGCCATCGAGGCGGTGATGGTGCGGGAAATCCTCGACCTTCTGCCTGAAACGCCTGTGCCGGGGGCTCGTCCCTTCGTCGCAAGCATCCTGAATTTCCGGGGACGCGTCATTCCGCTTGCCGACATCCGCATTGCGTTCGGCATGGAAGCGACAACGGTTACCAATGACAGCCGCATCATCGTCATCGAACTCGAACTGGACGGCGAGCCCGTGCTGATCGGCGTGCGGACCGACAAGGTCAACGAGGTGACGACCTTGAGCAAGACAGCCAGCGAACCGCCGCCAAGCGTCGGAATGCGCTGGCGGGCGGACTACATCGACTGCCTGGTCAAGCGCGACAGTGACTTTATCATCGTGCCCAACATGCACGCGATTTTCACGTTCCGGCACGAGCACTGAACCCGTCCCATAAGCGTTTCTCACCAATTTTTTGAGGAGATATTTAGATGCGCATGACAATCAAATCGAAGCTGGTTCTGGCCTATAGCTTCCTCATCCTTATGCTTTGCGGCACGGCCACCTACGGTATCCTCAGCCTTGGGACGCTGAACAACACGCTCGACGGCATCCTGACCGGCCCGTCCGAACGCCTGCAACTGGCAATGACGATTTACAGCGAGCAACTCCAGCAAATCCGCCAGCAGAAGAACCTGCTGCTCGCCGCCAACCCCGATGAAGCCAAGGACGCGCTCGACAAGAGCGACGCCCATCGCATCGGCTTCGGCGAGGCCCTTTCGGCGGCCGAAGCCAAGGCGACGGAACAGGGCCGGGCTATCTGGAACCAGGTGCGCACGCTGGACGCCGAATACAACAAGCAGGAAGATCGCATCCGCGCGCTGGCCAAGATGGGCAACATCCCCGCCGCGCTGCAAATCTCGGTCACCGAAAACCGCGCCACTGTTGCCGAAATCGACAAGCTGCTCGAAGAGATCATCACGCTGGAGCGTGGCCGCCTGAAAGAGGCAGGTATCTCCTCCGAAGAACAATACGCTTCGACCCGCATGATCATGATTGCCGTTGCGGCCGCAGCCTTCCTGGTGGCCGTCATTGCAGCCGTGTGGATCTCGCTCACCATCAGCCGCGGTCTCAATCGCGCCGTCGGCGCCGTCCGTGACGTCGCGGAAGGCGATCTGACCAAGACGGCTGTCATAACCAACCGCGATGAGATCGGTGATCTGCTCGGCCACGTCAACACCATGATCGACCGCCTGCGCGGCGTCGTCGGCGACGCGCTTTCGGCCTCCGACAACGTTTCCTCCGGCAGCCAGGAACTGTCGGCAAGCTCGGAAACGCTTTCGCAGGGTGCCACCGAACAGGCGTCGTCCGCCGAAGAGGCCTCCGCCTCGATGGAAGAAATGGCCTCCAACATCAAGCAGAACGCCGACAACGCCGCCCAGACCGAAAAGATCGCCCGCCAGTCTTCCAAGGACGCGGAAGCATCCGGCCAGGCCGTCGGCCGCGCCGTCACGGCGATGCGCACGATCGCGGAGAAGATTTCCATCGTGCAGGAAATCGCCCGCCAGACCGACCTGCTCGCCTTGAACGCCGCCGTGGAAGCGGCCCGTGCCGGCGAACATGGCAAGGGTTTTGCCGTCGTCGCCTCGGAGGTGCGCAAGCTCGCCGAGCGCAGTCAGGCAGCGGCCGCTGAAATCAGCGCGCTCTCCGGCGAGACGGTTTCCGTCGCGACCGAAGCCGGCGAGATGCTGAACCGGCTGGTGCCGGATATCCGCAAGACCGCCGAGCTGGTTTCCGAAATCTCCGCGGCCTGCCGCGAGCAGGATATCGGCGCTTCGCAGATCAACGAGGCGATCCAGCAGCTCGACAAGGTAACCCAGCAGAATGCCGGCGCCTCCGAAGAGATGTCCGCCACGTCGGAAGAACTGGCCGCCCAGGCGGAAGAGCTTCAGGCCTCCATCGCCTTCTTCCGCGTCGACAACGCCTCGCGCAAGGAACAACCGAACCACGCCAGCAAGCTGCGGGCAACGGCGGCGAAGATGGCTGCACCCGTTACCATCAAGCGTCCGGCCGCTTCCCCGGCCTACCGCTCCGCACAGACAGGCGCCAAGGCAACGCGCGGCAATGGCTTCGCCCTCGACATGTCGATGGGCGGCCCCGACGCCGACGACGCGGATTTCCGCGAAAGCGCCTGATTGGAAACAATGGCAGCGCACCCGGCAACGGGTGCGCTGCCAAATCGACCCAGCGCGTGTAGCGCTGGCAAAAAAGGGCCGCCTTCCCGCGGCCCGCGGAAGGGTGAGTGTATCGGTCTTCGCGCGTAACGGGCCCCGTCGTTTCGGGTGCCCTGCCACCAATACGGCATCTGCGACAAGGAGACCTATTCGAGATGCGCCTTACCATTAAACTGAAACTTGCCATTGCCTTCGGCGTCATCATTCTGATGATGGCCGGCACGTCCGCCTATGCCATCATGAGCCTGTCTTCGCTCAATCAGGCGATTTCCGACATGATCGCGGGCCCGTCCGCCCGCCTCGAGACTGCGCAGAACCTCGCGAACTACCAGCTTCGCCTGGCGCGCGCCCAGATGAACCTCGCCACCGCCACGAACCAGCGGGACATCGCGACCCATACCGAATCCAGCGACCGCAACAGGCAGCGCTTCGAGGAAACACTCAAGGCCCTGATCGATCTGTCGACCGACCCCGCCGCCATCCAGCAATGGCAGGCGGTCGCGGAGAAGGAAAAGCAGCTGATCCGCGTCGACGACCAGCTCCGCTCGCTCGTCGCGTCCGGCAATTCGGCTGAGGCGATCCGCATCGTGACCGGCGAAGGCCGGCGCCTGATGGACGAAATCGAAGAGACAATCAACAACCGCATCGAGTCCAATAAGGCGTTGATGACGAAGGCGGACCACGATACCGACGAGCAATACGCCAGCACGCGCAACCTCATCCTGACGATCTCGGGCGCCGCGCTGCTGCTCGCCGTCGGCGCCGCCGTCTGGATCGCGCTCGGCATCAACACTGGCCTGCGCAAGATCCAGGCCGCCACGGCAGCCGTCGCCATCGGCGACCTCAACCAGAATATCGAAATCAAGACCAATGACGAGATCAAGGATCTTGTCGATACGATCAACGTCATGACCGGCAACCTGCGCAACACCGCGTCGATTGCCGACCAGATCGCCAACGGCGACCTGACCGTGACGCCGAAGCCGCTGTCCGACAAGGATACGCTCGGCCTGTCGCTGGAAAGCATGGTCGAGCGCCTTCGGGGTGTCGTCTCCGACGCATTGTCGGCCGCCGACAACGTATCGTCCGGCAGCCAGGAGCTGTCCGCCAGCTCGGAAACGCTTTCGCAGGGCGCAACCGAACAGGCGTCGTCCGCCGAAGAGGCCTCCGCCTCGATGGAAGAAATGGCCTCCAACATCAAGCAGAATGCCGACAACGCCGCCCAGACCGAAAAGATCGCCCGCCAGTCCGCCAAGGACGCCGAGGCTTCGGGTGAAGCGGTGGGCCGCGCCGTCGGCGCCATGCGCACCATCGCGGAGAAGATTTCCATCGTGCAGGAAATCGCCCGCCAGACCGACCTGCTCGCCTTGAACGCCGCCGTGGAAGCGGCCCGTGCCGGCGAACATGGCAAGGGTTTTGCCGTCGTCGCCTCGGAAGTGCGCAAGCTCGCTGAGCGCAGCCAGGCGGCGGCCGCCGAAATCAGCACGCTCTCCGGCCAGACGGTTTCCGTCGCGACCGAAGCCGGCGAAATGCTGAACCGCCTGGTGCCGGATATCCGCAAGACCGCCGAGCTGGTTTCCGAAATCTCCGCTGCCTGCCGCGAGCAGGATATCGGCGCTTCGCAGATCAACGAGGCGATCCAGCAGCTCGACAAGGTAACCCAGCAGAATGCCGGCGCCTCGGAAGAAATGTCCGGCACCTCGGAAGAGCTTGCCGCCCAGGCCGAGGAGCTGCAGAC encodes:
- a CDS encoding methyl-accepting chemotaxis protein yields the protein MRMTIKSKLVLAYSFLILMLCGTATYGILSLGTLNNTLDGILTGPSERLQLAMTIYSEQLQQIRQQKNLLLAANPDEAKDALDKSDAHRIGFGEALSAAEAKATEQGRAIWNQVRTLDAEYNKQEDRIRALAKMGNIPAALQISVTENRATVAEIDKLLEEIITLERGRLKEAGISSEEQYASTRMIMIAVAAAAFLVAVIAAVWISLTISRGLNRAVGAVRDVAEGDLTKTAVITNRDEIGDLLGHVNTMIDRLRGVVGDALSASDNVSSGSQELSASSETLSQGATEQASSAEEASASMEEMASNIKQNADNAAQTEKIARQSSKDAEASGQAVGRAVTAMRTIAEKISIVQEIARQTDLLALNAAVEAARAGEHGKGFAVVASEVRKLAERSQAAAAEISALSGETVSVATEAGEMLNRLVPDIRKTAELVSEISAACREQDIGASQINEAIQQLDKVTQQNAGASEEMSATSEELAAQAEELQASIAFFRVDNASRKEQPNHASKLRATAAKMAAPVTIKRPAASPAYRSAQTGAKATRGNGFALDMSMGGPDADDADFRESA
- a CDS encoding chemotaxis protein CheW; its protein translation is MNQALKKVDVTNWNENDELEVLTFDIAGETFAIEAVMVREILDLLPETPVPGARPFVASILNFRGRVIPLADIRIAFGMEATTVTNDSRIIVIELELDGEPVLIGVRTDKVNEVTTLSKTASEPPPSVGMRWRADYIDCLVKRDSDFIIVPNMHAIFTFRHEH
- a CDS encoding methyl-accepting chemotaxis protein: MRLTIKLKLAIAFGVIILMMAGTSAYAIMSLSSLNQAISDMIAGPSARLETAQNLANYQLRLARAQMNLATATNQRDIATHTESSDRNRQRFEETLKALIDLSTDPAAIQQWQAVAEKEKQLIRVDDQLRSLVASGNSAEAIRIVTGEGRRLMDEIEETINNRIESNKALMTKADHDTDEQYASTRNLILTISGAALLLAVGAAVWIALGINTGLRKIQAATAAVAIGDLNQNIEIKTNDEIKDLVDTINVMTGNLRNTASIADQIANGDLTVTPKPLSDKDTLGLSLESMVERLRGVVSDALSAADNVSSGSQELSASSETLSQGATEQASSAEEASASMEEMASNIKQNADNAAQTEKIARQSAKDAEASGEAVGRAVGAMRTIAEKISIVQEIARQTDLLALNAAVEAARAGEHGKGFAVVASEVRKLAERSQAAAAEISTLSGQTVSVATEAGEMLNRLVPDIRKTAELVSEISAACREQDIGASQINEAIQQLDKVTQQNAGASEEMSGTSEELAAQAEELQTSIAFFRVDRASSAPMVAQRRPAPVPARPVAKSVTAQVRKSDNSVNAQQARARGFALDMSMGGPDADDADFRESA